The Arachis ipaensis cultivar K30076 chromosome B07, Araip1.1, whole genome shotgun sequence genome includes a window with the following:
- the LOC107607844 gene encoding auxin response factor 17-like, whose amino-acid sequence MPRRSAPSSSLPPRPTPIPAKFWRACAGISAQAPVVNSRVYYFPQGHIDQAASQPQNLSPLVYSRPVIPCRVAAVNYFADPNTDEVFLKILLLPVTNGSAQDFLPPAVAAEGNSGNGNGDDEEVISYAKILTRSDANNGGGFSVPRSCADLVFPPLNFEEDPPVQNLRITDLHGAVWEFRHIYRGTPRRHLFTSGWSKFVNSKKIISGDTVVFMKDSHGRMFVGLRRNMSLEDGISDGGLDWVAAMVGMDEGEKEKEEEEEEAMTQGFARNEKGRVTSTSVAEAMELAAQNKPFEVVYYPSVGWGEFVVKAEKVDAMINGIPWSVGMRVKMGRENYDSSRMDWFQGTVSAVNVPGKDQPWSGSPWRTLQITWDESEILKNVNPVSPWQVELLSETLLLPQIFFPTKRFRTTDGSGVFTNEMGESSSSVTRFSIPDSTMGLLNQTLLSNYDTLFSASMQGARPHLFSATTYPFIPMDPSLSIDNSFENNIVPKLNVMLPKLNIDTHKPKNLSPHSKSSLTPIDETPNSNSTKSGATSFQLFGCTIQTDQVSDKIADYNNVEGEDNIQ is encoded by the exons ATGCCTCGCCGTAGTGCTCCGTCCTCATCATTGCCGCCGAGGCCAACACCAATTCCCGCCAAATTCTGGCGCGCATGTGCTGGAATCTCTGCACAGGCACCAGTAGTGAACTCTAGGGTTTACTACTTTCCACAGGGACACATCGACCAAGCTGCTTCGCAACCGCAAAACCTTTCACCTCTGGTTTACTCCAGGCCGGTCATCCCTTGCCGTGTCGCCGCCGTCAACTACTTCGCGGATCCTAACACCGACGAGGTCTTCCTCaagattcttcttcttcctgtCACCAATGGATCCGCTCAAGATTTTCTTCCACCTGCCGTCGCCGCCGAAGGCAACAGCGGCAACGGCAATGGCGACGATGAAGAGGTTATCTCGTACGCCAAGATTCTCACGCGGTCCGATGCGAATAATGGCGGAGGGTTTTCGGTGCCGAGATCCTGTGCGGACTTGGTCTTTCCGCCGTTGAACTTTGAAGAGGACCCGCCGGTGCAGAACCTTAGAATAACCGATCTCCATGGCGCCGTATGGGAGTTTCGCCACATCTACCGCGGGACTCCGAGACGGCACCTCTTCACATCTGGCTGGAGCAAGTTCGTTAACAGCAAGAAGATTATCTCCGGCGATACTGTGGTTTTCATGAAGGACTCCCATGGGAGGATGTTCGTCGGGCTCCGCCGTAATATGTCGCTGGAGGACGGTATCTCAGATGGTGGATTGGATTGGGTTGCAGCTATGGTCGGGATGGACGAgggcgaaaaagaaaaagaagaggaagaagaagaggcgaTGACACAGGGATTTGCAAGAAACGAGAAGGGGAGAGTGACTTCGACATCGGTCGCGGAGGCGATGGAGCTGGCGGCGCAAAACAAGCCGTTCGAAGTTGTTTACTATCCAAGCGTGGGTTGGGGGGAGTTTGTGGTGAAAGCAGAGAAGGTGGACGCGATGATTAATGGTATTCCCTGGAGTGTTGGGATGAGAGTGAAAATGGGCAGAGAGAACTATGATTCGTCACGGATGGATTGGTTTCAGGGAACTGTTTCTGCTGTTAATGTTCCCGGTAAAGATCAACCATGGAGCGGTTCTCCTTGGCGCACGCTTCAG aTTACATGGGATGAATCCGAAATTTTGAAGAATGTAAATCCTGTCAGTCCATGGCAGGTGGAACTTCTTTCTGAGACACTCTTACTTCCTCAAATATTTTTCCCAACAAAGAGGTTCAGAACTACAGATGGTTCTGGAGTATTCACTAATGAAATGGGAGAATCCTCCTCTTCCGTTACAAGATTTTCTATTCCTGATTCAACAATGGGATTGCTGAATCAAACATTGTTGAGTAATTATGATACTCTTTTTTCTGCTAGCATGCAGGGAGCCAGGCCTCATCTATTTTCTGCAACTACTTATCCCTTCATTCCGATGGATCCTTCTCTGTCTATTGATAATTCCTTTGAGAATAATATTGTACCAAAGTTAAATGTTATGTTGCCAAAACTTAACATTGACACTCATAAGCCTAAAAACTTATCACCACATAGCAAGTCTAGTTTGACTCCCATTGATGAGACCCCTAACAGCAACTCAACCAAATCTGGAGCTACTTCATTTCAGTTATTTGGTTGTACTATTCAAACAGATCAAGTTTCTGATAAAATTGCTGACTATAACAATGTTGAAGGAGAAGACAACATACAATAA